The following coding sequences are from one Lolium rigidum isolate FL_2022 chromosome 6, APGP_CSIRO_Lrig_0.1, whole genome shotgun sequence window:
- the LOC124663324 gene encoding uncharacterized protein LOC124663324, producing MDGQAPVVVRDAVVDNDNDPLALTLGSIYAAAPTPPPRPPRPSPPPPSPPTRATRRRLNNSTPSHQRRPSSEPQPDNFLSLADGNGTPPAPFPWATAQPARHDTLESLLQRGITTVEGEARCKRCSRKATVAFDLEAKFREVREFIAANRHSFDDRAPEAWMASVLPDCEACGQSRCLWPAIPADKARINWLFLLLGQMLGCCTLEQLKYFCKNTGRHRTGAKNRVLYYAYLEMCKQLEPQGPFDDTVPVGTGFLHT from the exons ATGGACGGGCAAGCCCCGGTGGTCGTCCGtgacgccgtcgtcgacaacgacaACGACCCCCTCGCCCTGACCCTCGGATCCATCTACGCCGCCGCTCCCACCCCGCCGCCGAGGCCGCCGCgtccctctccgcctcctccttccccGCCCACgcgcgccacccgccgccgcctcaaCAACTCCACCCCCAGCCA CCAGCGCCGCCCAAGCAGCGAGCCGCAACCCGACAACTTCCTCAGCCTCGCGGACGGGAACGGGACGCCGCCGGCGCCGTTCCCGTGGGCGACGGCCCAGCCCGCGCGGCACGACACCCTGGAGAGCCTGCTGCAGCGGGGCATCACGACCGTCGAGGGCGAGGCCCGGTGCAAGCGCTGCAGCCGCAAGGCCACCGTGGCGTTCGACCTGGAGGCCAAGTTCCGGGAGGTGCGCGAGTTCATCGCCGCCAACCGCCACTCGTTCGACGACCGCGCCCCGGAGGCGTGGATGGCCTCCGTGCTCCCCGACTGCGAGGCCTGCGGGCAGAGCCGCTGCCTGTGGCCGGCGATCCCCGCCGACAAGGCCCGGATCAACTGGCTCTTCCTCCTGCTGGGCCAGATGCTGGGATGCTGCACGCTGGAGCAGCTCAAGTACTTCTGCAAGAACACCGGTCGCCACCGCACCGGCGCCAAGAACAGGGTCCTCTACTACGCCTACCTGGAGATGTGCAAGCAGCTCGAGCCGCAGGGGCCCTTCGATGATACCGTCCCCGTAGGTACTGGCTTCCTGCACACCTGA